A single region of the Geobacillus subterraneus genome encodes:
- a CDS encoding TlpA disulfide reductase family protein, whose product MQFGNIVVQGENLLLVSSLLISYVMFYYGIKILKIERNIMDLIFNSFINGVLIWKFSYVFLHPNSVLQNPMTILYFNGGYVGISMGIVFITVYTWLYVKKQNIPVASYTRAVVPVYFGYFSTFAWIRVMENSQNYFIILQAIVAICFFIVASRVKIQKTLLQLLIWFHLIQFELALYKKYFVNTGIISKEVWLYGSLVIVFICISYWLERREREAALGDENKGRRNAMTQLALGVMMVSIAVASIFNNQQEEGKIKPKPVVSTSLDSGKIGTNKGEVAPDFELLSITGDKIKLSDLRGKTVILNFWATWCPPCRAEMPEMQKFYENNKNNNVEILAVNLTNSERGPDAVNDFVKNKGVTFKVVLDEQGDIGNLYGAITIPTSYIIDKNGVIRDKYIGPMSYETMDRMISNIQ is encoded by the coding sequence TTGCAATTCGGCAATATTGTAGTTCAAGGCGAAAATCTTTTGCTCGTAAGCAGCTTACTGATTAGCTATGTTATGTTTTATTACGGCATTAAGATATTAAAAATAGAACGAAACATCATGGATTTAATTTTTAACAGTTTTATTAACGGTGTACTCATTTGGAAATTTAGTTATGTCTTTTTACATCCGAATTCAGTTTTACAAAATCCGATGACAATCCTTTATTTTAACGGGGGATATGTTGGCATTAGTATGGGGATTGTTTTTATCACGGTCTATACTTGGTTATACGTAAAAAAGCAGAATATTCCTGTGGCTTCTTACACACGAGCAGTAGTTCCGGTATATTTTGGCTATTTTAGTACTTTTGCATGGATTCGAGTAATGGAAAATTCCCAAAATTATTTCATCATTTTGCAAGCAATAGTAGCGATTTGTTTTTTTATAGTAGCATCACGAGTCAAAATTCAAAAAACTTTATTGCAACTTCTTATATGGTTCCATCTCATTCAATTCGAACTAGCCCTGTATAAAAAATATTTTGTAAATACAGGAATCATATCAAAAGAAGTATGGTTGTATGGCTCTCTCGTTATCGTTTTTATATGTATTTCATATTGGTTAGAGAGGCGAGAAAGAGAAGCGGCTCTTGGGGACGAGAACAAGGGGCGGAGAAACGCAATGACCCAACTCGCTTTAGGTGTGATGATGGTAAGTATTGCTGTAGCTTCTATTTTTAACAATCAACAGGAAGAAGGAAAGATCAAACCAAAGCCGGTCGTGTCTACTTCATTGGATTCGGGAAAAATCGGCACGAATAAAGGAGAAGTTGCCCCGGATTTTGAATTACTTTCAATTACAGGGGATAAAATAAAATTGTCTGATTTGCGTGGAAAAACGGTGATATTGAATTTTTGGGCTACTTGGTGTCCGCCTTGTAGAGCTGAAATGCCAGAAATGCAAAAGTTCTACGAAAATAATAAAAATAACAATGTAGAAATTTTAGCAGTCAACTTAACGAATAGCGAAAGAGGTCCTGATGCGGTGAACGATTTTGTGAAAAATAAGGGAGTGACATTTAAAGTTGTGCTTGATGAGCAAGGGGACATTGGAAATCTATACGGTGCAATAACGATCCCCACTTCGTATATCATCGATAAAAACGGGGTTATTAGAGATAAGTATATAGGTCCTATGTCTTATGAAACGATGGATCGCATGATCTCGAATATTCAATAA
- a CDS encoding IS66-like element ISBst12 family transposase, with amino-acid sequence MLTVQQAVFTVESLIGKVQQQKQLIHQLIQENEHLRHENKQLRKENEQLKYRVQELEARTKKNSSNSHLPPSSDRFEKKRSSREPSGKKPGGQEGHEGKTLRQVEHPHHRVVHRVHTCQGCGASLREVKPFKVDIRQVFDVPPVAIEVTQHEREVKSCPHCRCVQQAEFPSHVTNHVQYGPRLTALVVYLHHIQLIPYKRLSDTIEALYQHSISTGTLANMVKRGREALESNMDIIEDALLESNILHVDETSLRINGKLAWVHVACTSRYTYLAPHASRGKKATDDIGILPRYEGTMMHDAFGTYPKYTHATHALCHAHHLRELKGFIEQGHTWAMRMTTFLLAAKQAVEAHHGALSEEEARRWERVYDRILERAQHRLETMTPLPKKALAFVRRLQKRKEEALRFLREVHVPFDNNQAERDLRMVKVKENISGTFREETFAQSFCIARSIVSTLTKHEKNVWDSLCLLLAGETIDRVLSAT; translated from the coding sequence ATGTTGACGGTACAACAAGCTGTATTTACAGTTGAGAGCTTAATCGGCAAAGTTCAACAACAAAAACAGCTCATTCATCAACTCATTCAAGAAAATGAACATTTGCGTCACGAAAACAAACAACTACGCAAAGAAAATGAACAACTGAAGTACCGTGTTCAAGAGCTGGAAGCACGCACGAAAAAAAACAGCTCCAATAGCCATTTGCCCCCATCTTCTGACCGTTTTGAGAAAAAGCGTTCCTCCCGCGAGCCGTCTGGCAAAAAGCCTGGTGGGCAAGAGGGACATGAGGGGAAGACGCTCCGTCAAGTGGAACATCCACATCATCGTGTCGTCCACCGTGTGCATACGTGTCAAGGATGTGGAGCTTCTTTGCGTGAAGTCAAACCGTTCAAAGTCGATATCCGTCAAGTGTTTGATGTCCCTCCTGTGGCGATCGAGGTGACACAACATGAACGTGAAGTGAAATCGTGTCCACATTGTCGATGCGTGCAACAAGCCGAATTCCCATCCCATGTCACGAATCATGTGCAATACGGTCCACGGCTCACGGCGCTCGTTGTTTATTTACATCATATCCAATTGATCCCGTACAAGCGTTTAAGTGATACAATCGAAGCGTTATATCAACACTCGATTAGTACAGGAACCCTTGCCAATATGGTGAAACGAGGACGCGAAGCGCTGGAATCAAATATGGACATCATCGAAGACGCCTTACTTGAATCCAACATCCTGCATGTCGATGAAACGAGTTTGCGCATCAATGGGAAACTCGCATGGGTGCATGTCGCGTGTACATCGAGATATACATACTTGGCTCCTCACGCTTCTCGTGGAAAAAAAGCGACCGATGATATCGGGATTCTTCCCCGATATGAAGGGACGATGATGCACGATGCGTTCGGTACGTATCCGAAATACACACATGCCACCCATGCCCTTTGTCATGCCCACCATTTGCGTGAGTTAAAAGGATTCATCGAACAGGGGCATACGTGGGCGATGCGCATGACCACGTTTCTGTTAGCCGCCAAGCAAGCCGTCGAAGCCCATCACGGTGCACTTTCCGAAGAAGAAGCGAGACGGTGGGAACGAGTGTATGATCGCATCCTAGAAAGAGCACAACACCGATTAGAAACGATGACGCCTCTTCCGAAAAAAGCACTCGCTTTTGTTCGACGCCTTCAAAAACGAAAGGAAGAAGCGCTGCGTTTCTTACGTGAAGTACATGTTCCCTTTGATAACAACCAAGCCGAACGCGATCTTCGCATGGTCAAAGTCAAAGAGAACATTTCGGGTACGTTTCGCGAAGAAACATTCGCGCAGTCGTTTTGCATCGCAAGAAGCATCGTTTCCACACTGACGAAACACGAAAAAAACGTGTGGGATTCGTTATGTCTTCTGTTGGCAGGCGAAACGATCGATCGAGTTCTTTCCGCTACCTAG
- a CDS encoding YwiC-like family protein, which translates to MANKSKWVMPKQHGAWAMLIIPFWLGAYAGGLSWIHAPLFVAWLALYLATYPLLMAVKTKRKEPYVPAAARYGAIAAPALAVSLWQRPALVLFGLAMIPFFLVNIYYSKKKNERAFWNDVAAIAAFCVGGLGAFYVGRGELTLEAFELAAFSFLFFIGSTFYVKTMIREKKNERYKWLSWGYHALLIAGLIAIGETFAVLAYAPSAIRAVYLYGKSLPIMKLGILEIANAAYFFIAMIVLYS; encoded by the coding sequence ATGGCGAACAAAAGCAAATGGGTGATGCCAAAACAACACGGCGCCTGGGCGATGCTCATCATCCCGTTCTGGCTCGGGGCGTACGCCGGTGGGCTTTCGTGGATTCACGCGCCGCTCTTTGTCGCCTGGCTTGCGCTCTATTTGGCGACGTATCCGCTCTTGATGGCGGTGAAAACGAAGCGGAAAGAGCCGTACGTGCCCGCCGCCGCCCGCTATGGCGCCATCGCCGCGCCGGCTCTGGCCGTTTCCCTTTGGCAGCGGCCGGCTCTTGTTCTCTTTGGCTTGGCGATGATTCCGTTTTTCCTAGTAAACATCTACTACAGCAAGAAAAAGAACGAGCGCGCTTTCTGGAATGATGTTGCGGCCATCGCGGCGTTTTGCGTCGGCGGCTTGGGCGCCTTTTATGTCGGGCGCGGGGAATTGACGTTGGAGGCGTTCGAATTGGCCGCATTTTCCTTCCTTTTTTTCATTGGCAGCACGTTTTACGTCAAAACGATGATTCGCGAAAAGAAAAACGAGCGGTACAAATGGCTGTCATGGGGGTACCATGCCTTGTTGATTGCCGGTCTCATTGCCATCGGCGAGACATTTGCCGTTTTGGCCTACGCGCCGAGCGCCATTCGCGCTGTCTACTTATACGGAAAATCGCTGCCGATCATGAAACTAGGCATCTTGGAAATCGCCAACGCGGCGTACTTTTTCATTGCGATGATCGTGCTCTACTCTTGA
- the moaD gene encoding molybdopterin converting factor subunit 1: MIRLLFFAHLGEQIGEREVMWPHVPETVKKLKDEVEERYGVSLGRVMTAVNEEYVRDEAPLHAGDTVAFIPPVSGG, encoded by the coding sequence ATGATCCGTCTATTGTTTTTCGCCCATTTGGGCGAGCAAATCGGCGAGCGGGAAGTGATGTGGCCGCACGTTCCGGAAACGGTGAAAAAACTGAAAGACGAAGTGGAAGAGCGCTATGGCGTCTCGCTCGGGCGCGTCATGACCGCGGTCAATGAGGAGTATGTCCGCGACGAAGCGCCGCTTCACGCCGGCGACACGGTCGCCTTTATTCCACCGGTAAGCGGAGGATGA
- a CDS encoding molybdenum cofactor biosynthesis protein MoaE, with product MTESLFAITSEPISVEDVMKKVMRPEAGAVAVFAGTVREWTNGKRTLFLQYEAYVSMAEKMLAQIGAEIAEKWPGAKTAITHRIGRLKIGDIAVVIAVSSPHRAEAYEANRYAIERIKQIVPIWKKEQWEDGSAWVGDQLETTAYPSGKPEVKEE from the coding sequence ATGACGGAATCGTTGTTTGCCATCACGTCTGAACCGATTTCGGTCGAAGACGTGATGAAAAAAGTGATGCGCCCGGAAGCCGGCGCGGTCGCCGTGTTTGCCGGCACGGTGCGTGAATGGACGAACGGCAAGCGGACGCTCTTTTTGCAATATGAAGCGTACGTGTCGATGGCGGAGAAAATGCTGGCGCAAATCGGGGCGGAAATTGCGGAGAAATGGCCAGGGGCGAAAACCGCCATCACCCACCGGATCGGGCGGCTTAAGATCGGCGACATCGCCGTCGTCATCGCGGTTTCCTCGCCGCACCGCGCCGAAGCGTATGAGGCGAACCGCTATGCCATTGAGCGGATCAAGCAAATCGTGCCGATTTGGAAAAAAGAGCAATGGGAGGACGGAAGCGCCTGGGTGGGCGACCAGTTGGAAACAACGGCGTATCCGTCCGGAAAACCGGAGGTGAAAGAGGAATGA
- the mobB gene encoding molybdopterin-guanine dinucleotide biosynthesis protein B produces MNVWQVVGYKHTGKTTLVEKWVAAAVREGWRVGTVKHHGHGGEPARPEGVDSVRHERAGAVATAVEGDGLLQLHLRRPLWRLDDVLALYAPLRLDLVLVEGYKQAPHPKVVLVRSEEDWASLQHLANIRAVIAWEPLSRPLPHPVFSLADEAAYIPWLMNEVRRGT; encoded by the coding sequence ATGAACGTCTGGCAAGTTGTCGGCTATAAACATACGGGCAAGACGACGCTCGTCGAAAAATGGGTGGCGGCCGCCGTCCGGGAAGGATGGCGCGTCGGGACGGTAAAGCATCACGGCCATGGAGGCGAGCCGGCACGGCCGGAAGGCGTCGATTCCGTCCGTCATGAGCGGGCCGGGGCGGTGGCGACAGCGGTGGAAGGGGATGGGCTGTTGCAGCTGCATCTCCGCCGCCCGTTGTGGCGGTTGGATGATGTGTTGGCGCTTTATGCGCCGCTTCGACTGGATCTCGTGCTGGTCGAAGGCTATAAGCAGGCGCCCCATCCGAAAGTCGTGCTCGTGCGCTCCGAGGAAGATTGGGCGTCGCTTCAGCACCTCGCCAACATCCGCGCCGTCATCGCCTGGGAGCCGCTTTCCCGGCCGCTGCCGCACCCTGTGTTTTCGCTGGCTGATGAGGCCGCATATATCCCATGGTTGATGAATGAGGTGAGAAGAGGGACATGA
- the glp gene encoding gephyrin-like molybdotransferase Glp has product MVERRTPIPVAEAIDRVMRYAGVGEEETVPLRQSYGRYLAEDLRADHDVPPFDRSPYDGFAIRAADSEGAGLDRPVEFEVIETIGAGQVAEQPVGPFQAVRLMTGAQIPQGCDAVVMLELAKQYERDGKTYMSIKRPFRPGDNISFQGEDAKKGQPLVEKGTRINPGVAALLATFGYAEVKVAKKPRIGLFATGSELLNVSEPLVPGKIRNSNAYMIEAQALKSGAELIYFGQLADDLDACFHAVREALDQVDMLVTTGGVSVGDYDYLPAIYERLGANVLFNKIAMRPGSVTTVAEWNGKLLFGLSGNPSACYVGYELFVRPVVRTRLFSPKPYLKKVKATLGADFPKPNPFTRFVRSRVEAIDGRLIVKPVGMDKSNIVTSLAAANALMVLPGGTRGFAKDDEVDVWLLDDDEGSSE; this is encoded by the coding sequence ATGGTTGAAAGACGAACCCCGATTCCTGTAGCGGAAGCGATCGATCGGGTGATGCGTTACGCCGGAGTGGGAGAAGAGGAAACGGTGCCGCTTCGCCAGTCGTATGGCCGCTATTTGGCTGAAGATTTGCGCGCTGACCATGATGTGCCGCCGTTTGATCGCTCCCCGTATGACGGATTTGCCATTCGCGCCGCCGATTCGGAAGGAGCGGGGCTGGATCGTCCGGTCGAGTTTGAAGTGATCGAAACGATTGGCGCCGGACAAGTGGCGGAACAGCCCGTTGGTCCGTTTCAAGCGGTGCGCCTGATGACCGGAGCGCAAATTCCACAAGGGTGTGATGCGGTCGTCATGTTGGAGCTGGCCAAACAGTATGAACGGGATGGAAAAACGTATATGTCGATTAAGCGCCCGTTCCGCCCTGGCGACAACATTTCATTTCAAGGAGAAGATGCCAAAAAGGGACAACCGCTCGTCGAGAAAGGAACGCGCATCAATCCGGGAGTGGCGGCGCTGTTGGCGACGTTTGGCTACGCCGAAGTGAAGGTGGCGAAAAAGCCGCGGATCGGCTTGTTTGCAACCGGCAGCGAGCTGCTTAACGTTTCTGAACCGCTCGTTCCGGGAAAAATCCGCAACAGCAACGCCTACATGATTGAAGCACAGGCGCTCAAAAGCGGCGCTGAGCTGATCTATTTTGGCCAGCTGGCCGACGACCTCGACGCGTGCTTTCACGCCGTGCGCGAGGCGCTCGACCAAGTGGACATGCTCGTGACGACCGGCGGCGTCTCGGTCGGCGATTACGACTATTTGCCCGCCATTTACGAGCGGCTGGGGGCGAACGTTTTGTTTAACAAAATCGCCATGCGCCCGGGGAGCGTGACGACCGTCGCGGAGTGGAATGGCAAGCTGCTGTTTGGCCTCTCCGGCAATCCGTCGGCGTGCTACGTCGGCTATGAACTGTTTGTCCGCCCGGTCGTGCGGACGCGCTTGTTTTCCCCCAAGCCGTATTTGAAAAAAGTGAAGGCCACGCTCGGCGCCGATTTTCCAAAGCCGAATCCGTTCACCCGCTTCGTGCGCAGCCGAGTCGAAGCGATTGACGGCCGGCTGATCGTCAAACCGGTCGGCATGGATAAGTCGAACATCGTCACCTCGCTCGCGGCGGCCAACGCCTTGATGGTGCTGCCGGGCGGGACGAGAGGGTTCGCTAAGGATGACGAGGTGGACGTATGGCTGCTCGATGATGATGAGGGATCGAGCGAATGA
- a CDS encoding methyl-accepting chemotaxis protein produces MWALVKGRQWEEEKTELERQLAEMKEELTRQKEAIHETVADLLGELQEIVHQHEVVNGQHHVLGQLVDRTKEKVDNVSTLSKSSYAISDRLCEQGNALAETAGQMVAAAKEGIRMSEEMEQAMGRLGSEMETTSAAMHRLRGRSQEIEQIVKVIKEIAGQTNLIALNASIEAARAGEHGKGFSVVAAEVRKLAEHTADSTETIHQLTDAVQHEIERSLEQTEVISSLIETVVQMSIHTARKWSAMMELIDRVENRAQDVLNYIQEQYRYADKVRQELEQSAALFGETREMILQHIADASVVDEKLAGGIKQLQQWQQR; encoded by the coding sequence ATGTGGGCGTTGGTGAAGGGAAGGCAGTGGGAGGAGGAAAAAACAGAACTGGAGCGGCAACTCGCTGAGATGAAAGAAGAGCTCACGAGACAAAAGGAAGCCATTCATGAGACGGTGGCAGACCTGCTTGGGGAGCTGCAGGAAATCGTTCACCAGCACGAGGTGGTCAACGGGCAACACCATGTATTAGGCCAACTGGTTGACCGAACGAAAGAAAAGGTTGATAATGTCAGTACGCTCAGCAAGTCATCATATGCGATTTCCGACCGTCTGTGCGAACAAGGGAACGCGTTGGCGGAGACAGCGGGCCAGATGGTCGCAGCCGCAAAAGAAGGCATCCGCATGTCGGAAGAAATGGAGCAGGCGATGGGGCGGCTCGGCAGTGAGATGGAAACGACATCGGCCGCGATGCATCGGTTGCGCGGCCGCTCGCAAGAAATTGAACAAATTGTGAAAGTGATCAAAGAAATCGCTGGACAGACGAATTTGATTGCGTTAAACGCCTCGATCGAAGCCGCCCGCGCCGGGGAGCATGGCAAAGGGTTTTCCGTTGTCGCTGCTGAAGTGAGGAAATTGGCTGAGCATACGGCGGACAGCACCGAAACGATTCACCAGCTAACTGACGCTGTGCAGCACGAAATCGAGCGATCGCTCGAGCAGACGGAAGTCATTTCGTCCTTGATCGAAACGGTTGTCCAAATGAGCATCCATACAGCGCGGAAATGGTCGGCGATGATGGAGTTGATCGATCGAGTCGAAAATCGGGCCCAAGACGTGCTAAACTATATTCAGGAACAATACCGCTATGCGGATAAAGTGAGGCAAGAGCTCGAACAGTCGGCCGCTTTGTTCGGCGAGACGCGGGAGATGATTTTGCAACATATCGCCGATGCGAGCGTCGTTGATGAAAAGTTGGCGGGAGGCATAAAACAACTGCAACAATGGCAACAACGGTAA
- the ric gene encoding iron-sulfur cluster repair di-iron protein: protein MEQRFTEQSLIGDIVTQFPKAADLFKARRIDFCCGGQRPLKEAIEERGLDGEALLRELNTLYAEAQNKPTGNWSEAPLTDLVDHIINTHHRYLNEELPQLSPYVTKVLRVHGMHHPHLSRVHKLFHELKTELEQHLIKEETGAFPLIFQFADNPSPENREAVEQAVRELVNEHEVAGDLIKDIRDITNDFTPPEDACGTYRLVYNRLAALEEDLFTHIHLENNVLFPRVLAAVKA from the coding sequence ATGGAACAGCGGTTTACTGAACAATCATTGATTGGCGATATTGTCACTCAATTTCCGAAAGCGGCTGATTTGTTTAAAGCGCGACGCATCGATTTTTGCTGCGGCGGACAGCGCCCGTTAAAAGAAGCGATCGAAGAGCGCGGACTCGATGGCGAAGCGCTCCTTCGCGAGCTGAACACCCTTTATGCAGAGGCGCAAAACAAGCCGACCGGAAACTGGAGCGAAGCGCCGCTGACCGACTTGGTCGATCATATCATCAACACGCACCACCGCTATTTGAACGAGGAACTGCCGCAGCTCAGCCCATATGTCACAAAAGTATTGCGCGTACACGGCATGCACCACCCGCACCTTTCCCGCGTGCATAAACTGTTTCATGAGTTAAAAACGGAGCTCGAGCAACACTTGATTAAAGAAGAAACAGGAGCATTCCCGCTCATTTTCCAATTTGCCGACAACCCCTCGCCGGAAAACCGGGAGGCAGTCGAGCAGGCCGTTCGCGAACTGGTCAATGAGCATGAGGTCGCCGGCGATTTGATCAAAGACATTCGCGACATCACCAACGACTTCACCCCGCCGGAAGACGCGTGCGGCACGTATCGGCTCGTTTACAATCGACTGGCGGCGCTCGAAGAAGATTTGTTTACCCACATCCATTTAGAAAACAACGTCCTCTTCCCGCGCGTGCTGGCAGCGGTGAAGGCATAA